The following are from one region of the Nymphaea colorata isolate Beijing-Zhang1983 chromosome 7, ASM883128v2, whole genome shotgun sequence genome:
- the LOC116257478 gene encoding probable methyltransferase At1g29790, which translates to MGLGVGMGLNMLLLVAMVATNIFSLYHLASIRNPPNPPAPPVPDHLLRHLSTIRATITHLAARHASAASAAGNAAIPPELIRYTAERRLPLGRSVVTEQDIFPFSVGTACQSHPDLLSRFMNYTAFKPCPDDADLAESLMVHGCFPLPRRRCFSLTAPKSPSSLPTNPFPSSLPAAAVRWSRFTCKSFDCLTRLGRPGFDLSIDSPKWMEQSDATGLTIPVFFKYVQAANSGPIRLGLDIGGGTGTFAARMKERNVTVVSTTLDLGAPYNEVMALRGLVPLHLTMQQRFPLFDGMMDVVHCDRAVNRWIPVTTMEFLFFDIDRVLRGGGILWIDHFFCKAVDLNKVYAPLIGKLGYRRLKWVTGNKTDVGGAKYGEVYLSAILQKPIKSS; encoded by the coding sequence atggggctGGGGGTGGGGATGGGTCTGAACATGCTGTTGCTGGTGGCGATGGTGGCCACCAACATCTTCTCCCTCTACCACCTCGCCTCCATCCGCAACCCGCCTAACCCACCCGCACCGCCCGTCCCGGACCACCTTCTCCGCCACCTCTCCACAATCCGTGCTACTATCACCCACCTTGCCGCCCGCCACGCCTCTGCCGCATCCGCCGCCGGTAACGCCGCCATCCCTCCCGAACTCATCCGCTATACTGCCGAGCGGCGCCTTCCGCTCGGCCGTTCTGTTGTCACGGAGCAGGACATCTTTCCTTTCTCTGTCGGCACCGCCTGCCAAAGCCACCCTGACCTTCTCAGCCGCTTCATGAATTACACAGCCTTCAAGCCCTGCCCCGACGACGCCGATCTCGCCGAGAGCCTCATGGTCCATGGCTGCTTCCCTCTTCCCCGCCGCCGCTGCTTCTCGCTGACTGCCCCTAAATCCCCTTCTTCCCTACCCACTAATCCCTTCCCCTCCTCCCTGCCCGCCGCCGCCGTGAGGTGGTCGCGCTTCACCTGCAAATCCTTCGACTGCCTAACTCGACTTGGCCGGCCCGGTTTCGATCTCTCGATTGACTCCCCCAAATGGATGGAGCAATCCGATGCCACCGGCCTCACCATTCCCGTGTTCTTCAAGTACGTCCAGGCCGCGAATTCCGGACCCATCCGGCTCGGTCTCGACATTGGCGGCGGCACCGGAACCTTCGCCGCTCGGATGAAGGAGCGGAACGTCACAGTGGTGTCTACGACGCTTGACTTGGGCGCTCCTTACAACGAGGTGATGGCTCTGAGGGGCTTGGTGCCGCTGCATCTGACGATGCAGCAGCGGTTCCCATTGTTCGACGGGATGATGGACGTGGTGCACTGCGATCGGGCCGTGAACCGATGGATCCCGGTGACGACGATGGAATTCCTCTTCTTCGACATCGATCGCGTGCTCCGGGGGGGTGGCATTCTGTGGATCGACCACTTCTTCTGCAAGGCCGTGGATCTGAACAAGGTGTACGCCCCGCTGATCGGGAAGTTGGGCTACCGGAGACTCAAGTGGGTCACCGGAAACAAGACGGATGTCGGGGGGGCGAAGTATGGAGAGGTCTACTTGAGCGCCATTCTGCAGAAACCCATTAAATCCAGTTAG